The window ACAATGTATTCATGTCTAGGTGGATGGAAACGTTATAGATTTTTTTATATTTGTGATTGAATAAAGTATGGATCCCCTCCCTTTGGTCGAGGAAGACTTCGAGGAAGGCTGTTTGACGTACTAATCCCTGTAACCTGAAACCTGTAACCTATAACTATGACATACACAGACGAAGCAAAACAGAATTTCAAGACCCTCTCCAAGAACCCCTATCCCGGTCGTGGCATCGTGCTCGGCACCAGCGCCGACGGCAAGTCCTACGTTCAGGTCTACTGGATCATGGGTCGCAGCGTGAACAGCCGCAACCGCGTTTTCGAGATGGAAGCCAAGACTGGCTTCATGAAGACGAAGGCTTTCGACGAATCCAAACTCACGGATCCGCACCTGATTATCTACTACCCGGCCCGTCACACGGCTGATGTTCAGATTATCACGAACGGCGACCAGACCGACACCATTTACGATGCCATCAAGCTCGGCGGTACCTTTGAAAGCGCCCTCGCTACGCGTCAGTACGAAGACGATGCCCCGAACTTCACGCCGCGTATTTCCGGCATTCACTACAAGAACGCCCAGCCGGCTCTCTACAAGCTCTCTATCCTCAAGAGCCGTAACAACTGCGAAGACGCCGGTTGCGAACGCATGACGTTCGAGTTCGAAAAGGCTCTGCCGGGTCTCGGCCACTTTATCAGCACCTACGAAACCGACGGCAACCCGATTCCTAGCTTCAAGGGTTTCCCGCAGTTGATGCCGATTTTTGACAATGCCGAAGACACGCTCAAGAAGTACTGGGCAGCTCTCGACAAGGACAACAAGGTGTCGCTCATGGTCAAGTGGATTGACCGCAAGACCTTCAAGGCCAAGACCCTGATTGTGAATAAAAACAAGTAGCAACAAATAGTACCCAACGTCATTCTGAGAACGCTTGGCGTTCGAAGAATCCAGACAAGAATATTATGGACTGGATCCTTCGACTTCGCCCGAAGGGCTCCGCTCAGGATGACATTTCGGGTCGATTCTCCACCACGTTCCCAAGGATGTGGTGCTTTTAAATAAGGCGACTTCTTTATAGGAAGCCGTCCTTTTTATATTTGGAGGTGTCGTATTTGTGGGGTATAGAGTTTTAATGAGATGGATCTTTTTCATATTGCTGCTTTTACAGCTAGCCTTAATCGCCTGTTCCAATTCAGAATCGGCGTCCTCGGATGAAGAGGCTCCTGAAGAAGTGGATGTTGTAATCCCTGAGCCAAGTGATAGTCTTTTACAGGACACTCTCACGAGGGACAGCTTAATTAAGAACAGTCTGCAAAAAGATAGCCTTGCCCGTATAGACAGCCTCGCTCGAATAGACAGCTTGTTTAAGGCGCGCAATTTGCTCTTGATTTATGCGAAGGATTTGACCGTAGAATTAGGCACGGATTTGCCCGATGCGCGCGTGAACGAACGCCCGGCCATGAAGGTGAAATTCAATTACGATTTTTATATGTCCAGGCATGAAATCACCTGTAGCGAATTTAACGCCCTCATGAAAAAGGCGGCGGGCCTTGCGCTGGAATGTACCTCTGAATCGCTTCCGGCTGTAAATTTGACTTTTTACGACGCCGTACTTTTTGCAAACGAACGCAGCAAAAAAGAAGGCTTCGATACCGCTTATACTTATTTGGCAAAGTCCTTTGATTCCGAAAAGCACTGTATCAATCTCGAAGGGTTTGTATACCATCCTGAAATGGAATCGTACCATTTGCCGACCGAAGCGGAATGGATGCTTGCCGCACAATCGAATTGGGACGCCGAAAAGTCTTGGACCGCAGACAATTCCGAATACAAGTTACACCCGGTTTGTTCTAAGGCAAGCGAAGATGAACTCTGTGACATGATGGGCAATGCCCTGGAATGGGTGAACGACTGGCTTGGAAACTTCCGTGATACTCTCGTGACAAATTATGTCGGTTCGCCCGATGGGGGAGCGCTTGCGCAGCGTGTCGTTAAGGGCGGATCTTTCCGCAACCAGGCT is drawn from uncultured Fibrobacter sp. and contains these coding sequences:
- a CDS encoding IMP cyclohydrolase, translated to MTYTDEAKQNFKTLSKNPYPGRGIVLGTSADGKSYVQVYWIMGRSVNSRNRVFEMEAKTGFMKTKAFDESKLTDPHLIIYYPARHTADVQIITNGDQTDTIYDAIKLGGTFESALATRQYEDDAPNFTPRISGIHYKNAQPALYKLSILKSRNNCEDAGCERMTFEFEKALPGLGHFISTYETDGNPIPSFKGFPQLMPIFDNAEDTLKKYWAALDKDNKVSLMVKWIDRKTFKAKTLIVNKNK